Proteins encoded together in one Cicer arietinum cultivar CDC Frontier isolate Library 1 chromosome 4, Cicar.CDCFrontier_v2.0, whole genome shotgun sequence window:
- the LOC140919907 gene encoding S-protein homolog 2-like: MNMNNNNDGDDNDADLKDNESDGFLPHKVTVHITNNMSNHELGIDCKDKNTDFGFQSLKYSGSYVFTFRPQFFSGSLYFCKFSWPNVVHSFDIYIQDRDEETCNSDCYWLINESGPCMVAFNKYTSINCYTWNKVNIRNRKLGHMLDA, encoded by the exons atgaatatgaataataataatgatggcGATGATAATGATGCTG ATTTGAAGGATAATGAAAGTGATGGATTTCTTCCTCACAAAGTAACCGTGCACATTACAAATAACATGAGCAATCATGAACTAGGTATTGattgtaaagacaaaaatacagattttggatTTCAATCACTAAAATATTCAGGAAGTTACGTCTTTACTTTTAGGCCTCAATTTTTCTCTGGATCCTTATATTTTTGTAAGTTTTCATGGCCGAATGTTGTTCACTCCTTTGACATTTATATTCAAGATCGAGATGAAGAAACTTGCAACAGCGATTGTTATTGGTTAATAAACGAATCAGGACCATGTATGGTGGCTTTTAATAAGTACACGTCTATAAATTGTTATACTTGGAATAAGGTTAATATTAGAAATAGGAAACTTGGTCATATGCTTGATGCTTAA
- the LOC101515328 gene encoding uncharacterized protein At5g01610-like encodes MHSIKILSIFVVFLLTLRSSSCSLIEANKLSPYDVLMEYGFPKGLLPKDAIGYSLNKETGEFAVYFDKACSFTIESYTLNYKSTITGVISQNRLYKLKGVTVKILILWLNIVEVSRHGDDIDFSVGITSADFGVENFLESPQCGCGFDCNSLRLNGDVSSI; translated from the coding sequence ATgcattcaattaaaattttatcgatTTTTGTGGTGTTTCTTCTAACACTAAGATCATCATCATGTTCGTTAATCGAAGCAAACAAGTTATCACCGTACGATGTTTTAATGGAGTATGGTTTCCCAAAGGGTCTTCTTCCAAAAGACGCAATAGGTTATTCGCTGAACAAAGAAACAGGTGAGTTCGCTGTGTATTTCGATAAAGCTTGTAGTTTCACTATTGAAAGTTACACGCTTAATTACAAGTCAACAATCACTGGTGTGATTTCTCAGAATAGGCTTTATAAACTCAAGGGTGTTACCGTCAAGATTTTGATTTTGTGGTTAAATATTGTTGAGGTTTCTCGTCATGGTGATGATATTGATTTCTCTGTTGGTATTACTTCTGCTGATTTTGGTGTTGAGAATTTCCTTGAAAGCCCTCAGTGTGGTTGTGGTTTCGATTGCAATTCTCTTCGCTTAAACGGTGACGTTTCTTCAATTTAG
- the LOC101515652 gene encoding uncharacterized protein At5g01610-like: protein MTNSAISLLLLLLTAALNVSGAPTAYEALRNFNFPEGILPKGVIGYKLDESNGDFRADLNGSCNFSLDGSYQLSYQSTITGHITENRLTNLRGISVKVLFFWVNILEVVRKGDNLDFSVGVASASFPLDNFFVSPQCGCGLDCDSIKIRKLKLPIINPSLSSS, encoded by the coding sequence ATGACTAACTCCGCCATTtccctcctcctcctcctcctgaCGGCGGCGCTAAACGTCTCCGGAGCACCAACAGCATATGAGGCGCTAAGAAACTTCAACTTTCCCGAAGGAATTCTCCCAAAAGGAGTAATCGGTTACAAACTGGATGAATCAAACGGCGATTTCCGCGCGGATCTGAACGGTTCGTGCAATTTTTCATTGGACGGTTCGTATCAATTGAGTTACCAATCAACCATCACCGGCCACATAACAGAGAATAGACTCACCAATCTCAGGGGTATAAGCGTCAAAGTACTTTTCTTCTGGGTAAATATTCTTGAGGTTGTTCGGAAGGGTGATAACCTTGATTTCTCTGTTGGGGTCGCTTCTGCGTCTTTTCCTTTAGATAATTTCTTTGTTTCTCCACAGTGCGGTTGCGGTTTGGATTGCGAttctataaaaataagaaaactcAAATTGCCAATAATAAACCCTTCTCTTTCCTCTTCTTGA